The nucleotide window ACGCATCTGCGCCCGGCCCAGCCCTTGCTGCTGGCGCATCACCTGCTCGCCTACCTGGAAATGTTCTTCCGCGACCTCAAGAAACTTGAGCAGGCGGCCGAGGAGGCCGATGTGCTCGTGCTTGGCTCAGGCGCGCTGGCCGGCTGCGCCTTCCCCATCGACCGCGCCTTCCTGGCCGAGCGCCTCGGCTTCCGCTCGATTTCGCAAAACAGTCTGGACGCGGTCAGCGACCGCGATTTCCTGCTCAGCTATCTCTTTGCCCTGGGAAGCATCGCCGTCCATTTGAGCCGCGTTGCCGAAGATTGGATTTTGTTCTCGACGGAAGAATTTGGGTTCGTCCGCTTGCCCGACTCCTTCACCACCGGGAGCAGCCTGATGCCCCAGAAAAAGAACCCTGACCTCTGGGAACTGGCGCGGGGCAAGACGGCACGGGTCCTGGGCAGCCTGGTGGGACTCTTCACGCTCTTCAAGGGCTTGCCGCTCGGCTATCAAAAAGATTTGCAGGAGGACAAGGAAGGATGCTTTTCGGCGCACGACACCGTGCGCGACCTGCTCGCGGTGCTGGCCCCGGCGCTGCGCGTCACCGAGTTTGACACCGCCCGCATGGCTACTCTGGCCAATCGCGAAAGCCTGCTCTCGACCGACATGGCCGATTACTTGGTCCGCCGCGGCGTGCCCTTCCGCTTGGCGCACCGCATCATCGCCGATCTGGTCGCGGATGCGCACCGCGCCGGCCGGAGCGTTCTGGCCACGCCACTCGAGGAGCTGAAGCGCCTCTCGCCGGCATTCGAGGCTGATTTCTACGACGCGATTTCACTCGAGCGCTCTCTCGCCGCCCGCAACCTGCCCGGCGGCACCGCTCCCGAGCAGGTACGCGCCGCGCTCGAACGCGCTACCCAAGAACTGGCCCGCTTGGCAAAGGAGATGCGATGAGGATTCGCGGCGCGCGCCTGCCTGACGTTCAGGCGATCCATGCCCTCATGGAAAGATTCGTTGCCCAAGGGATCCTCCTCCCGCGCTCGGTCGAAGCCATCGAGCGCGCCCGGGAACATTTTCTCGTCGCGGTCGAGAA belongs to Candidatus Acidiferrales bacterium and includes:
- the argH gene encoding argininosuccinate lyase, which encodes MSPPKEGTGTASARAGPGGMWGSGFRAPTDPAFFAFQRSFGYDRRLLPYEIRSGRAWAEALTRAGLLAPAERDHILRALEQLEAEIASHALSLDDSPAEDVHDFVERQLVERAGETGYKLHTGRSRNELIANDLRLFVRDAAQETARGLIETSDALLELAKKYPEAALPGYTHLRPAQPLLLAHHLLAYLEMFFRDLKKLEQAAEEADVLVLGSGALAGCAFPIDRAFLAERLGFRSISQNSLDAVSDRDFLLSYLFALGSIAVHLSRVAEDWILFSTEEFGFVRLPDSFTTGSSLMPQKKNPDLWELARGKTARVLGSLVGLFTLFKGLPLGYQKDLQEDKEGCFSAHDTVRDLLAVLAPALRVTEFDTARMATLANRESLLSTDMADYLVRRGVPFRLAHRIIADLVADAHRAGRSVLATPLEELKRLSPAFEADFYDAISLERSLAARNLPGGTAPEQVRAALERATQELARLAKEMR